The Rana temporaria chromosome 4, aRanTem1.1, whole genome shotgun sequence genome contains a region encoding:
- the P2RY1 gene encoding P2Y purinoceptor 1: MTEVFLSALLNVTQSTLLASGSSTGNVTKCTLTKTGFQFYYLPAVYIVVCITGFIGNSVAIWMFIFHMKPWSSISVYMFNLALADFLYILSLPALIFYYFNKTDWIFGDAMCKLQRFIFHVNLYGSILFLTCISVHRYTGVVHPLKSLGRLKKKNSIYISALVWFIVIAGISPILFFSGTGIRKNKTITCFDTSSDDYLRSYFIYSMCTTVFGFCIPFLLILGCYGLIVKALIYKDMNNAPLRKKSIYLVIIVLTVFAVSYLPFHVMKNLNLRARLDFQSPEMCFFNDRVYATYQVTRGLASLNSCVDPILYFLAGDTFRRKLSRATRKASRRSEANVQSKSEEMTLNILSEYKQNGDTSL; the protein is encoded by the coding sequence ATGACAGAAGTCTTTCTATCAGCTCTTTTAAATGTTACTCAAAGCACTTTGCTGGCAAGTGGCTCATCTACTGGGAATGTCACAAAATGCACTCTGACAAAGACAGGCTTTCAATTCTATTACCTCCCCGCTGTGTATATAGTGGTTTGTATCACAGGATTTATCGGTAATAGTGTGGCCATATGGATGTTCATTTTTCACATGAAACCATGGAGCAGTATTTCCGTCTACATGTTCAATTTGGCACTGGCAGATTTTTTATACATCCTCTCCCTCCCAGCCCTAATCTTTTACTATTTCAATAAAACAGACTGGATATTCGGAGATGCcatgtgcaaactgcagaggtttATATTTCACGTCAACCTGTACGGAAGCATCCTATTTCTGACTTGTATCAGTGTTCACAGATACACAGGGGTAGTACATCCACTTAAATCACTTGGGAGGCTCAAGAAGAAAAACTCCATCTACATCAGTGCTCTGGTCTGGTTCATTGTGATTGCTGGTATCTCTCCCATCCTGTTTTTCTCTGGGACAGGCATCAGGAAAAATAAAACCATTACATGCTTTGACACATCATCTGATGACTACTTAAGAAGCTACTTCATCTACAGTATGTGCACCACTGTCTTTGGCTTCTGCATCCCTTTTCTACTCATTCTGGGATGTTATGGATTAATCGTTAAAGCTTTGATCTACAAAGATATGAACAATGCTCCTCTGAGAAAAAAATCCATTTATCTGGTTATTATTGTCTTAACTGTCTTTGCAGTTTCATACCTTCCTTTCCACGTGATGAAGAATCTGAACTTGAGAGCCAGACTGGATTTCCAGTCCCCTGAAATGTGCTTCTTCAACGACAGGGTCTACGCCACCTACCAAGTGACTAGGGGGCTCGCAAGCCTCAATAGCTGCGTAGACCCCATACTCTATTTCTTGGCAGGAGATACCTTTCGGCGGAAGCTATCAAGGGCAACTAGGAAAGCATCTAGAAGAAGCGAAGCGAATGTGCAATCTAAGAGTGAAGAGATGACTCTCAACATCTTATCGGAGTACAAGCAAAATGGTGATACCAGCTTGTGA
- the LOC120935655 gene encoding tigger transposable element-derived protein 1-like, with protein sequence MAKSTISTILKNKAAIKGADVAKGVTMLTKQRTQVLEEVEKLLLVWLNEKQLAGDSVSEAMICEKARKLHSDLLQRSPSTTAASDEFKASRGWFEKFRRRSGIHSVIRHGEASSSDKAAAEAYKLDFAEFMKTEGYVPQQVFNCDETGLFWKKMPNRTYITQEEKALPGHKPMKDRLTLLLCANASADLKIKPLLVYHSQTPRAFREQNVNKARLPVMWRANAKAWVTRQLFMEWLHEVFAPTVRKYLSDNQLPERCLLLMDNAPAHPPALVDDMDAEYDFIKVKFLPPNTTPLLQPMDQQVICNFKKLYTKALFTRCFNVTEETSLTLKDFWKKHFNVAHCINLIDKAWEEVTPRTLNSAWRKLWPECVAEREHDIEVPDAEVVEEIVSMGKSMGLDVDGADVEELVEEHREELTTGELSELHSEQQKALLEEHSTEEEEEREEVSSDAIKSIMQKWNECHDFFEKHHPNITVVNRVLNLMNDNVVSHFRRVMQRRKRQVTLDRFFSKTEPAARRQRREETPEGDPPDVLMEGDSPSKQ encoded by the coding sequence ATGGCAAAGTCAACAATCTCGACTATTCTGAAAAACAAAGCCGCCATCAAAGGAGCTGATGTTGCAAAAGGAGTAACAATGTTAACCAAGCAGAGGACGCAAGTGCTGGAAGAGGTGGAAAAACTTTTGCTTGTGTGGTTGAATGAGAAACAGCTGGCAGGTGATAGCGTTAGTGAAGCTATGATCTGTGAGAAAGCCAGGAAATTGCACAGTGATTTACTGCAAAGAAGCCCCTCTACAACTGCAGCAAGTGACGAATTTAAAGCCAGTAGGGGGTGGTTTGAAAAATTCCGCAGGAGAAGTGGCATCCACAGTGTGATTAGACATGGTGAGGCTTCCAGTTCTGACAAGGCCGCAGCAGAAGCCTACAAGTTAGACTTTGCGGAATTCATGAAGACAGAAGGATACGTCCCTCAACAAGTGTTCAACTGTGATGAAACAGGgctcttctggaaaaaaatgccgAACAGAACCTATATCACGCAGGAGGAAAAGGCACTACCAGGGCACAAGCCCATGAAGGACAGATTGACCCTTTTGCTGTGTGCCAACGCAAGCGCCGATCTGAAAATTAAACCACTACTGGTGTACCATTCTCAGACCCCTCGTGCATTTAGGGAACAAAATGTGAACAAGGCCAGACTGCCCGTCATGTGGAGAGCCAATGCCAAAGCTTGGGTCACAAGGCAATTGTTTATGGAATGGCTGCACGAGGTGTTTGCACCCACCGTCAGAAAATATCTTTCTGATAACCAGCTGCCTGAAAGGTGCCTTCTTCTGATGGACAATGCCCCGGCACACCCTCCAGCCTTGGTGGATGATATGGATGCTGAGTATGACTTCATCAAGGTAAAGTTCCTCCCCCCCAACACAACACCACTTCTGCAGCCTATGGACCAGCAAGTCATCTGCAACTTCAAGAAGCTGTACACAAAGGCGCTCTTCACTAGGTGTTTTAATGTCACTGAagagacgtccttgactttgaaagacttctggaagaaACATTTCAATGTTGCCCACTGCATTAACCTCATTGACAAAGCCTGGGAAGAGGTCACTCCCCGAACCCTAAATTCAGCCTGGAGGAAACTGTGGCCAGAATGTGTCGCTGAACGTGAACATGACATTGAAGTGCCTGATGCTGAGGTAGTGGAGGAAATTGTGTCCATGGGCAAGAGTATGGGTCTGGACGTTGATGGTGCTGATGTGGAAGAGCTTGTTGAGGAACATAGGGAGGAGCTGACCACGGGAGAACTTTCTGAACTCCACAGTGAGCAGCAGAAGGCACTTCTTGAGGAGCATTCcactgaggaagaggaagaaagggaggaggttAGCAGTGATGCCATAAAATCCATTATGCAAAAATGGAATGAGTGCCATGATTTTTTTGAAAAGCACCACCCCAACATAACTGTCGTGAACAGAGTGTTAAATCTCATGAATGATAATGTGGTCTCTCATTTCCGGAGGGTTATGCAGCGCAGGAAGAGACAAGTGACATTGGACAGATTTTTCAGCAAAACTGAGCCTGCAGCTAGGAGACAAAGGAGAGAGGAAACCCCTGAAGGAGATCCCCCTGATGTCCTTATggagggggactctccctccaaacaataa